A stretch of the Argentina anserina chromosome 6, drPotAnse1.1, whole genome shotgun sequence genome encodes the following:
- the LOC126798641 gene encoding probable disease resistance protein At4g27220, translating to MASSTKQASAAQPALASVELTSQWKHDVFLSFRGDDTRKGIVSYLYHELQRRGIKTFKDEPGLQIGTDISPSLLKAIEESRSAIVVLSPDYATSTWCLDELEKIIQCSEAKNTRVLPIFYNVDPSDVRNQRGSFAEAFTKHEEKVMECGDNTEKLKQWRAALTKVANVSGFDSNKYGSDRELVQCIVELVCSNLRPISRMSSGYFEAFEATRRAIDELMEALKNDEVTSIGVYGMGGVGKTSMVKHVGAIAQENDIFHHVIMIVISQIPDMRKIQGTLADLLGLKLEEETEMGRAARLMEKIMKVNKILIILDDIWDTIDMSSIGIPSYDELKRCNSKVLLTTRRVNVCHTMESQANIHLSCLSEEDSWKLFVHKARKSFDKSTNFYDIARKVARKCAGLPVALIAVARALGDKDFRDWKEAARQLEVSECANLDQKDVFSCIKLSYDYLDGNDAKSCLLLCCLFPEGHEIQIEDLMKYGFGVGLFRDVNSTIEDARVRANSSTNYLKASGLLLDGTRDGCIRVHNVIRNMTLSIAMSVDGHASLVKTHCHLKEWPVDTHDDYSAISLIGSNICKLPKKLVCSKLQILLLQRNSDIRKIPKTFFQSPNDIRVLDLSETTISSLPLSFSLLTRLQSLHLDYCKHITDISVLGKLKKLETFSMRGCYIKKFPKEMGNLSNLRMLDLTKTNVQIVPAQVISRLHRLEELYMKCSFGNWGSKFEEGLPLFRGKKADFDELTSSSRLNILEVPISSVECLPQDVKFHPNWVSFDICIGIGRSIGSSSDAVRYSRSLTLNTTMNSLPDWFINVVAEKAEDLYYSHFHGLINLLEEHDRGRLHGLKYLSLDSLGAKVLLNTISNPRVSNEPVFENLEGMYVSSLHFLEELCVGELPAGSLRNIKAVNVQSCSQLVKPLLQSNLLHMLQNLKKLVCHKMHAMEYVFGFKGQEPQHFLLTKLRVISLRHVANMKNIWNGPAPPGIFQSLKRFFLNDCLTLKYLFTSDVARCLFQLEDLWVESCHRLDRIVTASEETDSNKIVLPQLKNLILLCLPELTRLSSAASDNTVIKIECPCLEHLYVSVCPQFPLSASEFHSNNQVQLNDHQHIQSLKERWN from the exons ATGGCCTCGAGTACCAAACAAGCATCTGCAGCTCAGCCAGCTCTTGCCTCAGTTGAACTAACTTCTCAGTGGAAGCATGATGTGTTTTTGAGCTTCAGGGGTGACGACACTCGGAAGGGTATTGTATCTTATTTATACCATGAATTGCAAAGGAGAGGGATTAAGACTTTCAAGGATGAGCCGGGACTTCAAATAGGGACAGATATTTCTCCAAGCCTCTTAAAGGCAATTGAAGAATCGAGGTCTGCAATTGTTGTTCTATCACCGGATTATGCTACTTCTACATGGTGTTTGGATGAGCTTGAAAAAATTATTCAATGCTCGGAAGCGAAGAACACAAGAGTTCTGCCAATTTTTTATAATGTGGATCCCTCTGATGTGCGAAATCAAAGGGGGAGCTTTGCAGAAGCCTTTACTAAGCATGAAGAAAAGGTTATGGAGTGTGGTGACAACACAGAGAAGCTGAAGCAATGGAGAGCCGCTTTGACAAAAGTAGCTAATGTCTCTGGGTTTGATTCGAACAAATATGG GTCTGACAGAGAACTTGTCCAATGCATTGTGGAACTTGTGTGCAGTAATCTGCGACCTATTTCTAGAATGTCTAGTGGCTACTTTGAAGCATTTGAAGCAACAAGACGAGCCATTGATGAGCTCATGGAGGCATTAAAAAATGACGAGGTTACTTCCATTGGGGTCTATGGAATGGGAGGAGTTGGGAAGACGTCCATGGTGAAACATGTTGGTGCAATAgcccaagaaaatgatatttttcatCATGTGATTATGATTGTTATATCTCAAATCCCTGACATGAGAAAGATTCAAGGCACGTTGGCAGATTTGTTGGGCCTGAAGTTGGAAGAGGAGACAGAAATGGGAAGAGCTGCAAGATTGATGGAAAAAATAATGAAAGTAAACAAGATTCTCATAATTTTGGATGACATTTGGGATACAATAGACATGTCAAGCATAGGAATTCCCAGCTATGACGAGCTAAAGAGATGCAATTCCAAAGTCCTACTGACCACTAGGAGAGTGAATGTTTGTCATACCATGGAGAGCCAAGCTAACATTCATCTCAGTTGCTTATCAGAAGAAGATTCTTGGAAGTTGTTTGTGCACAAAGCAAGAAAGTCATTTGATAAATCCACCAACTTCTATGATATAGCAAGAAAAGTAGCTAGAAAATGTGCTGGTCTCCCAGTTGCATTAATTGCAGTTGCAAGGGCACTTGGAGACAAAGATTTTCGAGACTGGAAAGAAGCAGCTCGACAACTTGAAGTGTCTGAATGTGCCAATCTTGATCAGAAAGATGTGTTCAGTTGTATTAAGTTAAGCTATGATTACTTGGACGGTAATGATGCAAAGTCTTGCCTTTTGCTTTGCTGCCTATTCCCTGAAGGCCATGAGATCCAAATTGAAGATTTGATGAAGTATGGTTTTGGAGTGGGATTGTTTAGAGATGTCAACAGCACAATAGAAGATGCCAGAGTCAGAGCAAATTCAAGTACAAATTATCTTAAAGCTTCTGGTTTGCTTTTGGATGGTACAAGGGATGGATGCATAAGGGTGCATAATGTCATTAGAAATATGACTCTATCAATTGCCATGTCTGTAGATGGCCATGCCTCCTTGGTGAAAACTCATTGTCACTTGAAAGAATGGCCGGTGGATACACATGATGACTACTCAGCAATCTCACTAATCGGGAGCAACATTTGCAAGCTTCCCAAGAAGTTGGTATGTTCCAAACTTCAGATTTTATTGCTACAAAGAAATAGTGATATAAGAAAGATCCCAAAAACTTTCTTTCAGAGTCCTAATGATATAAGGGTCTTAGATCTTAGCGAAACTACCATTTCATCACTCCCCCTATCATTCAGCCTCCTAACCAGACTCCAAAGTTTGCATTTAGATTATTGCAAGCACATTACTGACATATCTGTACTTGGAAAACTGAAAAAGCTCGAGACTTTTAGTATGAGAGGCTGTTATATTAAGAAATTTCCCAAAGAGATGGGAAATTTGTCCAATCTAAGAATGTTGGACTTGACTAAAACAAATGTTCAAATAGTTCCAGCTCAAGTGATATCAAGGTTGCATAGACTAGAAGAACTCTACATGAAATGCAGTTTTGGCAACTGGGGTAGTAAATTTGAGGAAGGCTTGCCACTGTTTAGGGGTAAAAAGGCCGACTTTGATGAGTTAACTAGCTCTTCACGTCTAAACATTTTGGAGGTTCCCATAAGTAGTGTAGAATGTTTGCCTCAAGATGTTAAGTTCCATCCAAATTGGGTCAGTTTTGATATATGCATCGGCATCGGAAGGTCCATCGGAAGCTCATCAGATGCTGTtcgatattcaagatcattgACCCTTAACACAACCATGAACTCCTTACCAGATTGGTTTATCAATGTGGTGGCAGAAAAAGCAGAGGACCTATATTACAGCCATTTCCACGGCTTAATTAACCTTCTTGAGGAACACGACCGTGGGAGACTTCATGGACTCAAGTATCTCTCTCTTGATTCCTTAGGTGCAAAAGTGTTGTTGAACACAATATCAAATCCTAGGGTGTCAAATGAACCTGTGTTTGAGAACTTGGAAGGAATGTATGTCTCTTCCCTGCATTTCTTGGAGGAGTTATGTGTTGGGGAATTACCAGCTGGGTCTCTACGTAATATTAAGGCAGTGAATGTCCAATCTTGCTCCCAGTTGGTGAAGCCACTTTTACAGTCAAACTTGTTGCATATGCTACAGAATTTGAAGAAACTAGTATGTCATAAGATGCATGCAATGGAATATGTGTTTGGATTCAAAGGGCAGGAACCACAACACTTTCTCTTAACAAAGTTGAGAGTGATTTCATTGAGGCATGTGGCTAACATGAAAAACATATGGAACGGTCCTGCTCCACCTGGAATTTTCCAGAGTCTCAAAAGATTTTTCTTGAACGATTGCTTGACTCTGAAGTATCTCTTTACATCTGATGTAGCTCGATGTCTTTTTCAATTGGAAGACCTTTGGGTAGAGAGTTGCCATAGATTGGACAGAATAGTTACGGCAAGCGAGGAAACAGATAGCAACAAGATTGTGCTTCCACAGTTGAAGAACTTGATCTTGTTATGTCTCCCAGAGCTCACAAGGTTGTCCAGTGCTGCTAGTGACAATACTGTTATCAAAATCGAGTGCCCTTGCTTGGAACACTTGTATGTTTCTGTGTGCCCGCAGTTTCCATTATCTGCTTCTGAGTTTCACAGTAACAACCAAGTTCAACTTAATGATCACCAACATATACAATCACTGAAGGAAAGGTGGAACTAG
- the LOC126798642 gene encoding probably inactive leucine-rich repeat receptor-like protein kinase At5g06940, producing MATTCTYPLLLSLIFTFFVLTSSSSPPSETDILLTFKASIIDSSNTLSTWSNSSEIHHCNWTGITCTTISSALSVTSINLQSFNLSGEISSSVCEFPNLSLLNLADNLFNQPIPLHLSQCTSLETLNLSNNLIWGPIPSQISQFDSLRVLDLSKNHVEGNIPESLASLNNLQVLNLGSNLISGNVPSIFGNLSELVVLDMSQNSYLLSEIPADIGKLVKLEKLFLQSSSFHGEIPDSLVGMQSLTVLDLSLNNLTGRIPQTLGTSLKNLVSFDVSVNRLSGSFPNGLCSGKGLINLSLHTNELNGSVPSSISECLNLEIFEVQNNLFSGEFPVELWSLPKIKLIRAENNGFSGEIPDSVSKAGQLEQVQIDNNSFTSKIPHGLGLVKSLYRFSASVNGLYGELPPNFCDSPVLSIVNLSHNSLSGQIPELRKCRKLVSLSLADNKLSGNIGSSLGELPVLTYLDLSDNMLNGEIPQELQNLKLALFNVSFNKLSGRVPYSLVSGLPASFLQGNPELCGPGLLHSCSDDQQGHHSSDLTTLTCALISIAFAVGTLTIAGAFIAYRRYYKQRPQTGVWRSVFFYPLRVTEHDLIMGINEKSSGRGAGVFGGVHIVSLPCGELVAVKRLVNFRVHSSKALKAEIKTLAKIRHKNIVKVLGYCHSDDAIFLIYEFLQKGSLGDLICRPDFDLQWSVRLRIAIGVAQGLAYLHKDYVPHLLHRNVKSKNILLDAGFEPKLTDFGLNKILGDAAFQSTMASESALSCYNAPENKYSKKATEQMDVYSFGVVLLELVTGRQAEQAVPSESLDIVKWVRRKVNITNGAVQVLDPKITCSSQQEMLVALEIALHCTSVMPEKRPSMSEVVKSLQSLDLMAHTAVVDFSAFEDHLEV from the exons ATCTCCTCTTCAGTTTGTGAGTTTCCCAATCTGTCCCTGCTGAACCTTGCTGACAATCTCTTCAACCAGCCCATTCCTCTCCATCTCTCTCAGTGCACTTCTCTGGAGACTTTGAATCTCAGCAACAATCTCATCTGGGGTCCAATCCCAAGTCAGATATCTCAGTTCGATTCTTTGAGAGTTCTTGACTTGAGCAAAAACCATGTTGAGGGAAACATCCCAGAGAGCTTAGCCTCACTCAACAATCTCCAAGTTCTCAACTTGGGAAGCAACTTGATATCAGGTAATGTGCCTTCTATATTTGGAAATTTGAGTGAGCTAGTTGTGCTTGATATGTCTCAGAATTCATACTTGCTGAGTGAGATTCCAGCTGATATTGGGAAGCTTGTTAAGCTTGAGAAGTTATTCTTGCAAAGCTCAAGTTTTCATGGTGAAATTCCCGATTCCTTGGTGGGTATGCAATCTTTGACTGTTTTAGACCTTTCCCTGAACAACTTAACTGGTAGGATTCCTCAGACACTAGGAACTTCTCTTAAGAACTTGGTGTCTTTTGATGTTTCAGTTAATAGGCTTTCTGGGTCATTCCCAAATGGTTTATGTAGTGGGAAAGGCCTTATAAACCTCAGCCTTCATACCAATGAGTTAAATGGTTCTGTACCCAGTTCGATTAGTGAATGCTTAAATCTTGAGATTTTTGAAGTTCAGAACAATTTGTTTTCTGGTGAATTCCCAGTTGAGTTATGGTCACTACCCAAAATCAAGCTCATAAGAGCTGAAAATAATGGATTTTCTGGAGAAATACCTGACTCAGTGTCGAAAGCTGGTCAGTTGGAGCAAGTTCAAATAGATAACAATAGTTTCACAAGCAAAATTCCTCACGGTCTTGGGTTAGTCAAGAGCTTATATAGGTTCTCAGCTTCTGTAAATGGTTTATATGGTGAACTCCCTCCAAATTTCTGTGACTCCCCTGTTCTGAGCATTGTAAACCTCTCCCACAATTCTCTTTCGGGTCAAATTCCAGAGCTTAGGAAATGCAGGAAGCTAGTGTCCTTGTCTTTGGCAGACAATAAGCTCAGTGGGAACATTGGATCATCTCTTGGTGAATTACCAGTACTGACTTATCTTGATCTTTCGGACAATATGCTCAATGGTGAAATCCCCCAGGAGCTTCAGAACTTGAAACTTGCTCTCTTCAATGTCTCTTTTAATAAGCTTTCTGGTAGAGTCCCCTATTCTCTTGTATCAGGACTCCCAGCTTCGTTCCTCCAAGGAAATCCAGAACTTTGTGGGCCAGGATTACTCCATTCTTGTTCTGATGACCAGCAAGGGCACCATTCTTCTGATCTTACAACCTTGACATGTGCTCTGATTTCCATAGCTTTTGCTGTTGGAACTTTGACCATTGCTGGTGCCTTCATTGCTTATCGTCGATACTACAAGCAAAGACCACAAACTGGTGTATGGCGCTCAGTTTTCTTTTATCCTCTGAGAGTCACTGAGCATGATTTGATAATGGGaataaatgagaaaagttCAGGAAGAGGTGCTGGAGTATTTGGGGGAGTCCACATTGTGAGTCTACCATGTGGTGAACTTGTTGCTGTGAAGAGGCTTGTGAATTTCAGGGTCCATTCATCAAAAGCCTTGAAGGCCGAGATCAAGACCTTGGCCAAAATCAGGCATAAAAATATAGTAAAAGTTCTTGGATATTGCCATTCGGATGATGCCATATTTCTGATATACGAGTTCTTACAGAAAGGTAGCTTGGGGGACTTGATCTGCAGACCTGATTTTGACTTGCAGTGGAGTGTTAGGTTGAGAATCGCCATTGGTGTTGCTCAAGGGCTTGCATACCTCCACAAGGATTATGTTCCTCATTTACTTCATAGAAACGTCAAATCgaaaaatattcttttggATGCTGGTTTTGAACCCAAGCTCACAGATTTTGGTCTAAACAAAATTCTGGGCGATGCTGCCTTTCAGTCAACAATGGCTTCAGAATCTGCTCTCTCCTGTTACAATGCACCAG AAAACAAGTACAGTAAGAAAGCAACTGAACAAATGGATGTGTACAGCTTTGGTGTTGTACTATTGGAACTAGTGACAGGTCGCCAAGCGGAGCAAGCAGTACCATCTGAGTCGCTTGATATAGTGAAGTGGGTAAGGCGAAAGGTCAACATCACAAACGGGGCAGTCCAAGTTCTCGATCCCAAGATCACATGTTCATCCCAGCAAGAGATGCTAGTAGCTCTAGAAATTGCTCTGCATTGCACTTCTGTGATGCCGGAAAAGAGACCGTCAATGTCTGAAGTTGTGAAATCACTTCAGTCCCTCGACTTGATGGCTCATACTGCTGTTGTAGACTTTTCTGCATTTGAGGATCATTTGGAAGTCTGA